The Brassica oleracea var. oleracea cultivar TO1000 unplaced genomic scaffold, BOL UnpScaffold01710, whole genome shotgun sequence sequence GAAACGTCAAGATCATTAATAGTTTGTGAAAAATCTCATAGACAAAATCTCATTGCAAGGAAATAGGGTCGAATCAGTCCTCACCAATTCATCGAGGAGGAGAATCGTTATCCCCATAAACTCGCCATTTTTGTTGATGTTTCGAGAATCCCAAAGGCAGATGAGGAGAGTGACAACGGTCCGAGCGGCTCTTCCGAGGCGAAAAGAGTTGAACGTGGAGTAGGCGACGGCGGCGTTAGCGACTGAAGCAGCTGATGAAGACATTTTCGTAACGGAGTTTAGAGCTTAAACGATGGTAAGAACAAGCTTACAGCAATTCCAATGGTTAGAGCCCCTTATGGGttctaataaataatttaatagttaattttgtgatttgagaAGCTTAGAACCGTTGTTAGTGTAATTAAATTTCTCATGGTCTACTGGGAGAACTTCTTtgaggttcttaattttttttatttttttttagaagttgaattattaaatttaaattttacaaaacataacaCAATCCAATACTCTGAAAACAACACATGAATCCAGTGAATTGAATTTTAAGATGGATTATCTCGATACAAGgtgatgaaaatgatgatgtataTTACAGGTATTGCTAGTATGATTGTTCCAAAAAGAGCCTACAAATCGCCTACTACGACAACTGTTATACATGAGAAtgaaatgtttaagattttctTACCAGCAGCTGAATGAGCGAGAGCTAATATCAAACGCTGGATGTCTACTACAGAAAACCAATCTAATGGGGTGCCTCTCTTGAACGGCACTATAACCTTGAAGCTTCCAGCTCTTGTTTTAATGTCTCTATCTTACTGAGCAATGCTGCATTTTCCTAACCCAATAGACAGAAGAACTAATGAGCCACAAGCATCCAATATTATAACTTATAAGGATTGTGGATTTGAATTTATGATTGGGACACAGGTAAACAGAAGAACTAATGAGCCACAGGTAAACTAAACCTTCAACGATCCAGGGACACAGAGCCAACAAAATAACCATTTACAAGACTATAGGAATGCACTAACCACGAAAACAAATGCAAGTTGAGCAGAACATGGGTTTACATGTCACCACAGAGACAACCATAACTAGTACCATTCGAAGTCAATCcctaaagcaaaataaaaatgaagaaacctttCTCTACATGGAGGAGGAGCTTAGAGAAACAGTACCAGTGCCAGCTCTGAGTTACAGTTAGAAGCTTTCTCAGCTTCACAGTCAAACATTCTCCGCCATTCTGCAGATTCATCCATTGCTTCCCTATTCGCCAAATCAAACTGTCTCCTACACACCAGCGTGAACACTTACATGATTAACCACCACTATACATCACCAACCATATAAACGCAGCTGAGCTCCAAAAGATCAAATCAAGggaa is a genomic window containing:
- the LOC106321465 gene encoding uncharacterized protein LOC106321465 isoform X1 codes for the protein MNGLNKVTRRGENKVTRTLGSREFMRYYKQKPPPSSQKHIVDSLATRRQFDLANREAMDESAEWRRMFDCEAEKASNCNSELALENAALLSKIETLKQELEASRL